One stretch of Novosphingobium pentaromativorans US6-1 DNA includes these proteins:
- a CDS encoding DedA family protein: MFGSITHLLDQFGYAGIALLMFLENVFPPIPSELIMPLAGFDAARGDMNIVLVILSGSIGSLVGASLWYFLGRWIGEDRLKRWAGRHGRLLTLNASDIDKVNTWFDRHNEKAVLMGRLVPAVRTLISVPAGLFEMRLDRFLLFSSLGTAAWTALLTAAGYLLGEQYKAVQGYLNPVSNIVVGAFVAFYLFRVVTWKPL, encoded by the coding sequence ATGTTCGGCTCGATCACACACCTGCTCGATCAGTTCGGCTATGCCGGCATCGCATTGCTGATGTTTCTGGAAAACGTCTTTCCGCCCATTCCCTCTGAGCTGATCATGCCGCTTGCCGGATTCGATGCGGCTCGGGGCGATATGAACATAGTTCTCGTCATCCTGTCTGGCAGCATCGGTTCGCTGGTCGGAGCGAGCCTTTGGTATTTTCTCGGCCGCTGGATCGGCGAGGACCGGCTGAAGCGCTGGGCGGGTCGGCACGGGCGCTTGTTGACGCTAAACGCATCGGACATCGACAAGGTCAACACCTGGTTCGATCGCCATAATGAAAAGGCCGTGCTGATGGGGCGGTTGGTTCCGGCCGTGCGTACACTGATTTCCGTGCCTGCCGGTCTGTTCGAAATGCGGCTCGACCGGTTCCTGCTCTTTTCAAGTCTGGGCACTGCCGCCTGGACAGCACTGCTGACAGCGGCAGGCTACTTGCTCGGCGAGCAATACAAGGCTGTTCAGGGATATCTGAACCCCGTCTCAAACATCGTCGTGGGCGCCTTTGTGGCCTTCTATCTCTTTCGCGTGGTAACCTGGAAGCCACTTTGA
- a CDS encoding plasmid pRiA4b ORF-3 family protein, whose translation MTARSTDRPTAIDSFLQIATLRIELKDSDPPIWRLVEVPTSVTLKVLHDIVQAAMGWFDYHLWEMLIDGQTYGLPMEDDWGTAPRKIAARIRLRDVLAPGTTTIAYSYDFGDDWQHTLTLSDVRQGDPALAYPRFIGGERECPPEDCGGISGFYDMLEIRSDPTHEQHAEINDWLDGYDPEELDILPIEAALSRIAARRNAAAKRIVKPNAT comes from the coding sequence ATGACCGCCCGATCGACAGACAGGCCCACAGCCATCGACAGTTTCCTGCAGATCGCAACGCTGCGCATCGAGCTTAAGGACAGCGATCCGCCGATCTGGCGATTGGTCGAAGTGCCGACCTCGGTCACTCTCAAGGTCCTGCACGACATCGTCCAGGCCGCGATGGGGTGGTTCGACTACCATCTCTGGGAGATGCTCATTGACGGCCAGACTTATGGCCTGCCGATGGAAGACGACTGGGGAACAGCTCCGCGCAAGATTGCCGCGCGCATCCGCCTGCGCGACGTACTCGCTCCCGGCACAACCACGATCGCGTATTCCTACGACTTTGGTGACGACTGGCAGCACACGCTCACCCTGAGCGATGTTCGACAGGGGGACCCGGCTCTCGCCTATCCCCGCTTCATCGGCGGCGAGCGCGAGTGCCCACCCGAGGATTGCGGCGGGATCTCCGGCTTCTACGACATGCTGGAGATCAGGTCCGATCCCACGCACGAGCAGCATGCCGAAATCAACGACTGGCTCGATGGCTACGATCCGGAAGAACTCGACATCTTGCCGATCGAAGCCGCACTCTCGCGTATCGCCGCCAGGCGAAACGCTGCAGCAAAGCGCATCGTCAAGCCGAACGCGACCTAG
- the tnpC gene encoding IS66 family transposase, translating to MDTAASPLPDDVEALKALLSAALERADDAEARLANAMARESATEAMIAHLKLQIAKLRREQYGASAERSRRLLDQLELQLEDLEADACEDDLAAEVAAARTADVAAFARKRPSRKPFPEHLPRERVVIPAPCSCPACGGARVSKLGEDVTETLEVIPRQWKVIQTVREKFSCRDCEAITQPPAPFHVVPRGWAGPSFLAMLLFEKYGQHQPLNRQAERFAREGVALSTSTLADQVGAAAFALMPLYRRIEAHVLAARRLHGDDTTVPVLAKGKTDTARLWVYVRDDRPFAGSDPPATLFHYSRDRRGEHPRAHLASWAGILQADAYGGYNELYAPGRQPAPVIEAGCFAHARRKFFELADVEAAARRKSRGERSGMMYPIALEAVQRLDALFEIERSISGKATEERLAVRQGLSAPLMADLHAWLTAQLAKLSRSHDLAKAINYMLRRWGAFTRFLEDGRICLTNNAAERALRCVPLGRKAWLFCGSDRGGQRAAVLYTLIHTARLNDVDPQAWLADVLARIAEHPVNRIDELLPWNWQVRPGVLSQVA from the coding sequence ATGGACACGGCCGCATCGCCTCTCCCGGACGACGTCGAAGCGCTCAAGGCGCTGCTGTCCGCCGCGCTCGAACGCGCCGATGATGCCGAAGCGCGCCTCGCCAATGCCATGGCCCGGGAGAGCGCGACCGAGGCGATGATCGCCCACCTCAAGCTGCAGATCGCCAAGCTGCGCCGCGAGCAATATGGCGCCAGCGCCGAGCGCAGCCGTCGGTTGCTCGATCAACTCGAGCTTCAGCTGGAAGACCTCGAAGCCGATGCCTGCGAGGATGACCTGGCCGCCGAAGTTGCCGCGGCCAGGACAGCCGATGTCGCCGCCTTCGCGCGCAAGCGACCGAGCCGCAAGCCGTTCCCCGAACATCTCCCGCGCGAGCGCGTCGTCATTCCTGCGCCGTGTTCGTGCCCGGCTTGCGGCGGCGCGCGCGTGTCGAAGCTGGGCGAAGACGTGACCGAGACGCTCGAAGTGATCCCGCGCCAGTGGAAGGTGATTCAAACGGTGCGCGAGAAGTTTTCGTGCCGGGATTGCGAGGCGATCACGCAGCCCCCGGCGCCGTTCCATGTCGTGCCGCGCGGATGGGCCGGGCCCAGTTTCCTCGCCATGCTGCTGTTCGAGAAGTATGGCCAGCACCAGCCCCTCAACCGCCAGGCCGAGCGCTTCGCGCGCGAAGGCGTGGCGCTCAGCACCTCGACGCTGGCCGACCAGGTGGGCGCGGCGGCTTTCGCCCTGATGCCGCTCTATCGACGGATCGAAGCCCACGTGCTTGCAGCCCGGCGCCTGCATGGCGACGATACGACCGTGCCGGTCCTGGCCAAAGGCAAGACCGATACCGCGCGGTTGTGGGTCTACGTCCGCGATGACCGGCCCTTTGCCGGCAGCGATCCGCCCGCCACCCTGTTCCACTATTCTCGCGATCGGCGCGGCGAGCATCCTCGGGCGCACCTGGCGTCCTGGGCAGGGATTCTGCAGGCCGATGCCTATGGCGGCTATAACGAGCTCTACGCGCCCGGTCGTCAGCCTGCGCCCGTGATCGAGGCGGGCTGCTTTGCGCACGCGCGGCGCAAGTTCTTCGAACTGGCTGACGTCGAGGCTGCCGCGCGCAGGAAGAGCCGCGGCGAGCGCTCCGGCATGATGTATCCGATCGCGCTGGAAGCCGTGCAGCGCCTCGATGCCCTGTTCGAGATCGAGCGTAGCATCAGCGGCAAGGCGACCGAAGAGCGCCTCGCCGTCCGGCAGGGCCTCAGCGCACCGCTGATGGCGGATCTGCACGCCTGGCTCACCGCCCAGCTCGCGAAGCTCTCGCGCAGCCACGATCTGGCCAAGGCCATCAATTACATGCTCCGGCGTTGGGGTGCCTTCACCCGGTTCCTCGAAGATGGCCGGATCTGCCTCACGAACAACGCGGCCGAGCGGGCGCTGCGCTGCGTGCCCCTTGGGCGCAAGGCATGGCTGTTCTGCGGCTCCGATCGCGGCGGACAGCGTGCGGCCGTGCTCTACACGCTGATCCATACCGCCCGGCTCAACGACGTCGATCCGCAGGCCTGGCTGGCCGATGTCCTCGCGCGCATCGCGGAGCATCCCGTCAACCGGATCGACGAGCTGCTTCCCTGGAACTGGCAAGTCCGGCCCGGAGTGCTATCGCAGGTGGCATGA
- a CDS encoding efflux RND transporter permease subunit has translation MKSRLSRHARALWLAMILLTLGGVFGALKLPVSLFPQIDYPRVVVSIDAGERDAAQMEAAITRPMEIALRSVPGVTRIRSTTSRGSAEIQLNFNWGHNMPRALLAVQGMLATIQPDLPSGTRYDAWRADPTVFPVYGIALTSPNLDQEALRQIAVLKVRPALTGITGVAAVDILGGSPRTFEVDVDPAKLTALGLSPDDVSTALSKANVVRGAGRLQDRHRLYLLLVQNRLKDAADIAATPIRAGAMPGGGLVTVGDVASVRSAVEPNYTLVTSNGQNAVLINVRQTFNGDTVQVAHDVAAKMKTLGLPPSVKVTPFYDQSQLVTGAANAVRDAILIGAVLAGLVLFVFLRSVRLMAITAAVLPAVLAGTCVVLFALGMHFDMMTLGGMAAAVGLIIDDAVVMLEHMMRRMQEGEATDTPGLLSAAAEMGKPLFGSTGATIVVFLPLAFISGVTGGFFKALAITMVAALAISLVYARFLIPLLAAHWLRPKDAEAAENAGGFMGWITRTYDRAFNRTFARPLLFVAIVGIGLAAGGYYSYKHVPSGFMPKMDEGGFILDYKAQPGAALHDTNHLLKQVEQIIQNTPEVASYSRRTGAQLGGGLTEADEGDYFIRLKGGSRRPIWQVMDEIRHKIDNRVPGLQIETAQLMEDLIGDLTAVPQPIEIKLFGDNPKELAASAKKVGDAIGKINGVGEVVDGLRVAGDAIAVKVNPGAALQQGLDPETLGNQLEALVGGTQSTQVRVGEQLIGVRVRGPADVRERASQIGELPITAPDGHTVRVSQIADVSILAGQKQRTREDLAPFIDVTARLEGRDLGSAMQEVRKTVSGLNMPRSIRVEYGGMYAQQQKSFTDLAIVFAAALLLSALLLTLLYERIGWTLAALTTVLMSAAIVLCGLWITGIELDISALMGLTMVVGMVTELIVFFFAEIDPERPVDLAALHEAGSKRLRPILMSALIAVLTLSPLALGMSRGAGLQRPLATAIIFGLTAAVPLVLLFLPALLQASSRVTSAARNGLGRSRNSGTSRE, from the coding sequence GTGAAGTCGCGCCTTTCTCGCCATGCCCGTGCGCTATGGCTCGCGATGATCCTGCTGACGCTGGGCGGCGTGTTCGGTGCGCTCAAGCTTCCTGTCAGCCTGTTCCCGCAGATCGACTATCCCCGCGTGGTCGTGTCTATTGATGCTGGTGAACGCGATGCCGCGCAGATGGAGGCGGCGATCACCCGGCCAATGGAGATCGCGCTGCGATCGGTGCCGGGAGTGACGCGTATCCGTTCGACCACCAGCCGTGGCTCGGCGGAAATCCAGTTGAACTTCAACTGGGGCCACAACATGCCGCGCGCGTTGCTCGCCGTGCAGGGCATGCTGGCGACGATCCAGCCCGACTTGCCTTCAGGTACGCGCTACGATGCCTGGCGAGCGGACCCGACGGTATTTCCCGTCTATGGCATCGCGCTAACCTCGCCCAATCTCGATCAGGAGGCGCTGCGCCAGATCGCGGTTCTCAAGGTTCGGCCCGCGCTTACAGGGATCACCGGCGTGGCGGCCGTCGACATCCTTGGCGGATCGCCGCGCACGTTCGAGGTCGATGTCGATCCCGCCAAGCTGACCGCGCTTGGCCTGAGCCCGGACGACGTCAGCACGGCGCTGAGCAAGGCCAATGTCGTGCGCGGTGCGGGCCGTCTGCAGGACCGTCACCGGCTCTACCTGCTGCTGGTGCAGAACCGGCTGAAAGATGCGGCGGACATCGCCGCAACGCCGATCCGTGCAGGCGCCATGCCCGGTGGCGGGCTGGTGACCGTCGGTGACGTGGCCAGCGTTCGCTCCGCCGTGGAACCAAACTACACGCTCGTGACGTCTAACGGCCAGAATGCAGTGCTGATCAATGTGCGCCAGACCTTCAATGGCGATACGGTGCAGGTCGCACACGACGTCGCGGCGAAGATGAAGACACTGGGCTTGCCGCCCAGTGTGAAAGTGACGCCGTTCTACGATCAGTCGCAACTCGTCACGGGCGCTGCCAATGCCGTGCGCGATGCAATCCTGATTGGCGCAGTGCTGGCCGGACTGGTCCTGTTCGTGTTCCTGCGTTCGGTGCGGCTAATGGCGATTACCGCTGCGGTTCTCCCTGCCGTCTTGGCGGGAACCTGCGTCGTGCTGTTTGCCCTGGGAATGCACTTCGACATGATGACGCTGGGCGGCATGGCGGCCGCCGTGGGTCTGATCATCGACGATGCGGTGGTCATGCTCGAACACATGATGCGCCGCATGCAGGAAGGCGAGGCAACTGACACCCCCGGCCTGCTCTCGGCCGCGGCTGAAATGGGCAAGCCTTTGTTCGGATCGACCGGCGCGACGATCGTCGTGTTCCTGCCGCTTGCATTCATTTCCGGGGTCACCGGCGGCTTTTTCAAGGCGCTTGCCATCACCATGGTGGCCGCCCTTGCCATCTCGCTGGTCTACGCGCGGTTCCTGATACCGCTGCTGGCCGCACACTGGCTCAGGCCCAAGGATGCCGAGGCCGCGGAAAACGCGGGCGGCTTCATGGGCTGGATCACGCGTACCTACGATCGCGCGTTCAACCGCACATTTGCGCGCCCGCTGCTGTTCGTCGCCATCGTCGGGATCGGTCTCGCTGCCGGAGGATACTATTCCTACAAGCACGTGCCTTCAGGCTTCATGCCCAAGATGGACGAGGGTGGCTTCATCCTCGACTACAAGGCGCAGCCCGGCGCGGCGCTTCACGATACCAACCACCTGCTCAAGCAGGTCGAACAGATCATCCAGAACACACCGGAAGTGGCCAGCTATTCGCGGCGCACCGGCGCGCAGCTCGGCGGCGGCCTGACCGAAGCGGACGAAGGCGACTATTTCATCCGGCTCAAGGGCGGTTCGCGCCGGCCGATCTGGCAGGTGATGGACGAGATCCGGCACAAGATAGACAATCGGGTCCCCGGCCTTCAGATTGAAACCGCGCAGCTGATGGAAGACCTGATCGGAGATCTGACAGCCGTCCCGCAACCCATCGAAATCAAGCTCTTCGGCGACAATCCCAAGGAACTTGCGGCATCGGCAAAGAAGGTCGGCGATGCCATCGGCAAGATCAACGGCGTCGGCGAAGTGGTCGACGGCCTGCGCGTCGCCGGAGACGCCATCGCGGTAAAGGTCAATCCCGGCGCCGCGCTGCAGCAGGGACTGGATCCCGAAACGCTCGGAAACCAGCTTGAGGCGCTGGTGGGCGGCACCCAGTCGACCCAGGTGCGCGTCGGCGAGCAGCTTATCGGTGTTCGCGTGCGGGGGCCGGCCGATGTGCGCGAGCGGGCGAGCCAGATCGGTGAATTGCCAATTACGGCGCCCGATGGCCATACCGTACGTGTCAGCCAGATCGCGGATGTCTCGATCCTCGCCGGGCAGAAGCAGCGCACGCGCGAGGATCTGGCCCCCTTCATCGACGTCACCGCCCGGCTGGAAGGGCGCGATCTCGGATCGGCGATGCAGGAAGTTCGCAAGACGGTCTCGGGCCTGAATATGCCGCGCTCGATCCGCGTTGAATATGGCGGCATGTATGCCCAGCAGCAGAAGAGCTTCACGGACCTCGCGATCGTCTTCGCGGCCGCGCTGCTTCTCTCGGCCCTGCTGTTGACCCTGCTCTACGAGCGCATCGGCTGGACTCTTGCTGCACTCACCACTGTGTTGATGTCAGCTGCAATCGTCCTGTGCGGTCTTTGGATCACCGGCATCGAACTCGACATCTCCGCGCTGATGGGACTGACCATGGTCGTGGGCATGGTCACTGAACTGATCGTGTTCTTCTTCGCGGAAATCGATCCCGAGCGCCCCGTCGACCTCGCCGCGCTGCACGAAGCCGGTTCCAAGCGCCTGCGGCCGATCCTGATGTCCGCCTTGATCGCGGTTCTCACGCTCAGCCCGCTGGCGCTGGGGATGAGCCGGGGGGCGGGTCTGCAGCGTCCGCTCGCTACGGCGATTATCTTCGGCCTGACTGCCGCAGTGCCCTTGGTTCTGCTGTTCTTGCCTGCCCTGCTGCAGGCTTCGTCACGCGTTACATCTGCGGCTCGCAATGGGCTCGGTAGAAGCCGAAATTCGGGCACGTCGCGGGAATGA